From the genome of Streptomyces sp. NBC_01317, one region includes:
- a CDS encoding serine hydrolase domain-containing protein — translation MMRSTRTISRIAAATLVASLTGVGLATQAAGTTQQARADASNRIVVASKTSHNTLQDNVNTILRTGSVGVLAQSTGPHGTRYATAGTANKATGTAVNPNDRFRIGSATKTYVATVILQLVGEGRLSLDDTVDHWLPAVVSGNGNDGTKITVRQLLQHTSGLFDYLGDFPEVSSVDGYQADRHTTWTPGQLVAIAMRHKPDFAPGAGWEYSNTNYVLAGMIIEKATGHTWQQEVTRRILQPLHLSHTVVPTTDPRIPGAHLHGYSNFYKTGPTIDVTSLNPSAADAAGNMISTTADLTRFYSALLGGKVLRPAELAEMKKTVRAPDLDVLGPDASYGLGLMRISLSCGGAYYGHGGDLPGYTTRDGISADGRRVVVLETTGDGAADLSTEHAQRTLMDQELCAADRK, via the coding sequence ATGATGCGCAGCACCAGGACCATCTCCCGCATCGCCGCCGCGACACTGGTGGCCTCACTGACCGGCGTAGGGCTTGCGACGCAGGCCGCCGGTACCACGCAGCAGGCACGTGCGGACGCCTCGAACCGAATCGTGGTCGCCTCGAAGACGAGTCACAACACACTGCAGGACAACGTGAACACGATCCTGCGGACCGGGTCGGTCGGAGTGCTGGCCCAGTCGACGGGGCCGCACGGAACCCGCTACGCCACCGCCGGCACAGCCAACAAAGCCACCGGAACCGCCGTGAATCCCAACGACCGTTTCCGGATCGGCAGCGCCACCAAGACCTACGTCGCCACCGTGATACTGCAACTCGTCGGCGAGGGGCGCCTGTCGCTGGACGACACCGTCGACCACTGGCTGCCCGCAGTGGTCTCCGGAAACGGTAACGACGGCACGAAAATCACCGTACGACAGCTGCTGCAGCACACCAGCGGACTCTTCGACTACCTGGGCGACTTCCCCGAGGTCAGCAGCGTGGACGGATACCAGGCCGACCGCCACACCACCTGGACACCCGGGCAACTCGTCGCGATAGCGATGCGCCACAAGCCGGACTTCGCACCAGGCGCCGGCTGGGAGTACTCCAACACCAACTACGTTCTCGCGGGCATGATCATCGAGAAGGCCACCGGACACACCTGGCAGCAAGAAGTAACCCGGCGCATCCTCCAGCCCCTCCACCTGAGCCACACCGTCGTCCCGACGACCGACCCCCGCATCCCCGGCGCCCACTTGCACGGCTACTCTAACTTCTACAAAACCGGCCCCACCATCGACGTCACCAGCCTCAACCCCTCCGCGGCCGACGCCGCCGGAAACATGATCAGCACGACCGCCGATCTGACCAGGTTCTACAGCGCGCTCCTGGGAGGCAAGGTGCTGCGCCCTGCGGAGCTGGCCGAGATGAAGAAGACCGTACGGGCCCCTGACCTGGACGTCCTGGGGCCTGACGCGAGCTACGGACTGGGCCTGATGAGGATCTCGTTGTCCTGCGGCGGCGCCTACTACGGTCACGGAGGCGACCTCCCCGGCTACACCACCCGCGACGGCATCAGTGCCGACGGCCGACGCGTCGTCGTACTGGAGACAACCGGCGACGGCGCGGCCGACCTCTCGACCGAACATGCACAACGCACCCTGATGGACCAGGAACTCTGCGCCGCCGACCGGAAGTAG
- a CDS encoding MMPL family transporter, which translates to MAEGRIARMGHWCFRHRWQVLLIWAAAVAVGVLSAGPVFSAIAGGGGSSSMEAVQAGAVLDKSSDQGGVVIGVVAGADTAAPAVRQDVRSLAVALKRVDGVAAVVTPYDTGLPVAERTMLTAKDGAGLLVQITLSKLDDDAEATAVDALTDTLHGFAATLVDSGQDSARVTVGGEPVMEKQFTEQASKDLNGAESLSLPVTLVVLVFIFGGVIAAGLPVLGAVVSIASSMTILLLITRFTSITSDAVTVVTLLGMGLSIDYGLLLVARYREELGAGFPPEAALSRAWATAGRTIAFSALTVAAALTGLLMFDIPELAALGAAGVAIALASMLVALTLTAALVGFARNRIKPAKVRTRRGGAGRRMPSAVAEAPGPDKRAASAETGVFAGLARRVQRRPLTTMLVTAAALGAASLPALSMSMHLNDTGALPRTLESVRVSDQLAERFDLPTVPTVTVVAKTDAAALDAWARRWTDTPGVSRVYPAQKAGPGLATVGIDSTGDPEGATARGLVHTIRADRPDGGRSWVTGDAAGLDDVLQQIEDRLPPAIAVTLLAMVVLLFAMTGSVVVPLTAVAMNTLSLGAAFGLMSLVFQHGFLADPLGLLTVDGFSPFTVVCVLAFAFGLSMDYEVFLLGRIKEYVAEGLDTDVAVRRGLQHSGRIITSAGLLMVIVFGCFITGRMGSVQQLGFGLATAVAIDATVVRCVLVPAVMTLLGRANWWAPARLKRLHRHIGLNETVLPEPAPVAAPAQPRTQPWAAPEVRMPTPRQVQGVEGAERLPARRGEQAEPPRFTATTVLAAPRAVTEVRAQTPAVAPADTPIRHRRASLGIAYLWWLLLGLFGAHYFYLGRTGRGVLYLCTVGLLGVGWLVDPFILPGQVRKANHEQRGN; encoded by the coding sequence ATGGCTGAAGGTCGTATCGCCCGTATGGGGCACTGGTGCTTCCGGCACCGTTGGCAGGTACTGCTGATCTGGGCGGCTGCGGTCGCCGTGGGCGTCCTGAGTGCGGGTCCCGTGTTCAGCGCAATCGCGGGTGGCGGTGGATCGTCGTCCATGGAGGCGGTCCAGGCCGGCGCCGTACTCGACAAGAGCAGCGATCAGGGCGGCGTCGTCATCGGTGTCGTCGCCGGCGCCGATACGGCGGCGCCGGCGGTACGGCAGGACGTACGGTCGCTCGCGGTCGCGCTGAAGCGGGTGGACGGGGTGGCCGCGGTGGTCACCCCGTACGACACGGGGCTGCCCGTGGCCGAGAGGACGATGCTGACGGCCAAGGACGGGGCAGGTCTGCTCGTCCAGATCACCTTGTCCAAGCTGGACGACGACGCGGAGGCCACCGCGGTCGACGCGCTCACCGACACCCTGCACGGTTTCGCCGCGACCCTCGTGGACAGCGGCCAGGACAGCGCCCGGGTCACCGTCGGTGGCGAACCGGTGATGGAGAAGCAGTTCACCGAGCAGGCGTCCAAGGACCTGAACGGTGCGGAGTCGCTGTCGCTGCCGGTCACGCTGGTGGTGCTGGTCTTCATCTTCGGCGGTGTGATCGCGGCGGGACTGCCGGTGCTCGGGGCGGTCGTGTCGATCGCGTCCTCGATGACGATTCTGCTGCTCATCACCCGGTTCACGTCGATCACTTCGGACGCGGTAACAGTGGTGACGCTCCTCGGGATGGGCCTGTCCATCGACTACGGGCTGCTGCTCGTCGCCCGCTACCGCGAGGAGCTGGGGGCCGGTTTCCCGCCGGAAGCGGCGTTGAGCCGCGCGTGGGCGACGGCGGGGCGCACCATCGCCTTCAGTGCCCTGACGGTGGCCGCGGCATTGACCGGGCTTCTCATGTTCGACATCCCCGAGTTGGCCGCGCTCGGTGCGGCCGGTGTCGCGATCGCGCTGGCGTCGATGCTGGTGGCGCTGACGCTGACGGCGGCGCTGGTCGGCTTCGCGCGTAACCGGATCAAGCCGGCGAAGGTGCGGACGCGGCGTGGTGGGGCTGGGCGCCGTATGCCGTCGGCGGTGGCTGAAGCGCCGGGGCCGGACAAGCGTGCGGCCTCCGCCGAGACAGGCGTCTTCGCGGGGCTCGCTCGCCGCGTGCAGCGCCGTCCGCTGACCACCATGCTGGTCACGGCCGCGGCCCTGGGCGCCGCAAGCCTTCCCGCGCTCTCGATGTCGATGCACCTCAACGACACCGGAGCGCTCCCCAGGACTCTGGAGTCCGTACGGGTCTCCGATCAGCTCGCCGAGCGGTTCGACCTCCCGACGGTTCCGACCGTCACGGTCGTCGCCAAGACCGATGCCGCCGCCCTGGACGCGTGGGCGCGACGCTGGACGGACACGCCCGGTGTCAGCCGCGTCTACCCGGCGCAGAAGGCCGGCCCGGGGCTGGCGACCGTCGGCATCGACAGCACGGGCGACCCCGAGGGCGCCACGGCCCGGGGCCTGGTCCACACGATCCGCGCCGACCGCCCCGACGGTGGCCGGTCGTGGGTCACCGGCGACGCGGCCGGCCTCGACGACGTACTCCAGCAGATCGAGGACCGGCTTCCGCCGGCGATCGCGGTCACGCTCTTGGCCATGGTCGTCCTGCTCTTCGCGATGACCGGCTCCGTCGTCGTACCCCTCACCGCCGTCGCCATGAACACCCTGTCCCTCGGGGCGGCGTTCGGCCTGATGAGCCTGGTCTTCCAACACGGCTTCCTCGCCGATCCGCTCGGCCTGCTGACCGTCGACGGTTTCAGTCCCTTCACCGTCGTGTGCGTCCTCGCCTTCGCGTTCGGCCTCTCGATGGACTACGAGGTGTTCCTGCTCGGCCGCATCAAGGAGTACGTGGCCGAGGGCCTCGACACCGACGTCGCGGTACGGCGCGGCCTCCAGCACTCGGGCCGGATCATCACCTCTGCCGGGCTTCTGATGGTCATCGTCTTCGGCTGTTTCATCACCGGCCGCATGGGCTCGGTCCAGCAACTGGGGTTCGGCCTGGCGACGGCTGTGGCCATCGACGCCACCGTCGTACGTTGCGTCCTCGTCCCCGCCGTCATGACGCTGCTGGGCCGCGCCAACTGGTGGGCCCCGGCCCGGCTCAAGCGGCTCCACCGCCACATCGGCCTGAACGAAACGGTACTCCCGGAGCCCGCGCCGGTAGCGGCACCGGCGCAGCCTCGGACGCAGCCGTGGGCGGCACCTGAGGTGCGGATGCCGACGCCACGACAGGTGCAGGGAGTGGAAGGGGCGGAGCGGCTTCCGGCTCGACGCGGTGAGCAGGCCGAACCGCCGCGATTCACAGCCACCACCGTCTTGGCCGCACCTCGGGCGGTGACGGAGGTGCGGGCGCAGACGCCCGCAGTGGCACCTGCGGACACGCCGATACGCCACCGCCGGGCATCGCTCGGGATCGCCTACCTCTGGTGGCTCTTGCTGGGCCTGTTCGGCGCGCACTACTTCTACCTGGGAAGGACCGGCCGCGGAGTGCTCTACCTGTGCACGGTCGGTCTCCTGGGAGTGGGCTGGCTGGTCGACCCCTTCATCCTGCCCGGCCAGGTCCGGAAGGCCAATCACGAGCAGCGAGGGAACTGA
- a CDS encoding S9 family peptidase has product MDEEERAVAAGVSRGQLGIADLTGIEVPEQPALSPDGTQTAYVVRSADVDNDRTIRRLWLVGAVDGAARQLTRGPDDTSPQWSPDGTRLVFVRAQADDPGQLWLLPTDGGEPEQLTKLPLGAGAPQWSPTGTQLAFTAPVDITGPVGTTHPVQAAGTGEDDATAAGQGTAPVVADRLDYQSDGTGLVRSIRRHVHVLDLGTRQCRQVTDGDWNAGEPAWSPDGTRLAFAAGMAPDRDVTLRTPAHVLDLGVANATPVAVGPADSVAGPLIWTADGKALLVVGHRGAPVGHAGLLRVPLRAGEPADDIDEVIDLAAPLDRNVMPGAPAYPGALPVLTDAGRTVLFCVRDRGCSHLYAVGVGGGKPRLILGGEGRNVSGLSARGSRAALVVNSPGSFGEIVTVDIRSTAEAVRSSHGARQAGSRMYRRVEREFTISDGAVVQGWLMRRPDASGGRQPLLLDIHGGPHNAWNAAADDVHLYHQDLVARGWSVLLLNPRGSDGYGERFYNATIGAWGLADEKDFLEPLDALVAEGIADPKRLAVTGYSYGGFMTCYLTGRDTRFAAAVAGGLVSDLASMVGTSDEGHFISAYELDAPAWADPARYAAMSPLTRVDQVRTPTLIVHGAADLRCPVGQAQQWHTALREQGVPTRLVLYPGGSHLFTFDGPPSHRLDVNRRIVDWLERYAGDAEAG; this is encoded by the coding sequence TTGGACGAGGAGGAGCGGGCCGTGGCCGCAGGCGTAAGCCGGGGGCAGCTCGGCATCGCCGATCTCACCGGCATCGAGGTTCCCGAACAGCCGGCGCTGTCGCCGGACGGCACGCAGACCGCCTACGTGGTGCGGTCGGCCGACGTCGACAACGACCGGACGATTCGCCGGCTCTGGCTCGTCGGGGCGGTCGACGGTGCGGCGCGGCAACTCACCCGCGGCCCCGACGACACCTCGCCCCAGTGGTCCCCGGACGGAACCCGGTTGGTTTTCGTACGCGCACAAGCCGACGACCCGGGGCAGTTGTGGCTGCTGCCCACCGACGGCGGCGAACCCGAGCAGCTCACGAAGCTCCCACTCGGGGCCGGCGCGCCGCAGTGGAGTCCGACCGGCACACAACTCGCCTTCACCGCCCCCGTCGACATCACCGGCCCCGTCGGAACGACCCACCCGGTCCAGGCCGCCGGAACAGGTGAGGACGATGCAACAGCGGCCGGACAAGGCACAGCTCCGGTGGTCGCCGACCGGTTGGACTACCAATCCGACGGCACCGGCCTGGTGCGCTCGATCCGCCGACACGTCCACGTGCTCGATCTCGGTACGCGACAATGCCGTCAGGTGACCGATGGGGACTGGAACGCGGGCGAGCCGGCCTGGTCACCGGACGGGACAAGGCTGGCCTTCGCCGCCGGCATGGCCCCGGACCGCGACGTGACGCTGCGCACCCCCGCCCACGTACTGGACCTGGGCGTGGCGAACGCCACGCCGGTCGCGGTCGGGCCGGCCGACTCGGTGGCCGGCCCGCTCATCTGGACGGCGGATGGCAAGGCGCTGCTGGTCGTCGGCCATCGCGGCGCGCCGGTAGGTCATGCCGGGCTGCTGCGCGTCCCACTCCGCGCAGGTGAACCTGCCGACGACATCGACGAAGTGATCGACCTGGCCGCGCCGCTGGACCGTAACGTCATGCCGGGCGCCCCGGCCTACCCGGGGGCGCTGCCGGTTTTGACCGACGCCGGGCGCACGGTGCTGTTCTGTGTCCGGGATCGCGGCTGCTCCCACCTGTATGCCGTGGGCGTCGGCGGCGGCAAGCCCCGACTGATCCTGGGCGGGGAGGGCCGCAACGTGTCGGGCCTGTCAGCGCGCGGGTCGAGGGCGGCGCTCGTGGTGAACAGTCCGGGTTCCTTCGGCGAGATCGTCACCGTTGACATCCGTTCGACGGCCGAGGCGGTCCGTTCTTCCCACGGCGCGCGTCAGGCCGGTTCGAGGATGTATCGGCGGGTGGAGCGGGAGTTCACGATCTCCGACGGCGCCGTGGTCCAGGGCTGGCTGATGCGCAGGCCGGACGCCTCGGGCGGGCGGCAGCCGCTGCTGCTGGACATCCACGGCGGCCCGCACAACGCCTGGAACGCCGCCGCCGACGACGTCCACCTCTACCACCAGGATCTCGTCGCCCGCGGTTGGTCGGTCCTGCTGCTCAACCCCCGCGGCAGCGACGGCTACGGCGAGCGGTTCTACAACGCGACGATCGGCGCCTGGGGGCTGGCCGACGAGAAAGACTTCCTCGAACCGCTTGACGCGCTCGTGGCCGAGGGCATTGCCGACCCGAAGCGACTCGCCGTGACCGGCTACAGCTACGGCGGGTTCATGACCTGCTACCTGACCGGCCGCGACACCCGCTTCGCCGCGGCAGTCGCCGGCGGACTGGTCAGCGACCTGGCCAGCATGGTCGGCACGTCGGACGAGGGGCACTTCATCAGCGCCTACGAACTCGACGCGCCGGCGTGGGCCGACCCGGCCCGCTATGCCGCGATGTCGCCGCTGACACGGGTCGATCAGGTACGCACGCCGACGCTGATCGTCCATGGCGCGGCGGACCTTCGCTGCCCGGTGGGCCAAGCCCAGCAGTGGCACACCGCGCTGCGCGAGCAGGGCGTGCCGACCCGGCTGGTGCTCTACCCGGGCGGTTCGCATCTGTTCACGTTCGACGGCCCGCCCTCGCACCGCCTCGACGTCAACCGGCGCATCGTCGACTGGCTCGAACGATATGCCGGCGACGCCGAGGCCGGCTGA
- a CDS encoding MATE family efflux transporter encodes MPGMLLMGVTAGVLPLLAYAYGKGDRRRLSAALRGSFLTVGGVAPVFAVGLFVFREQVFSAFSADPSALAVGTKILAAQLLGMIATGFANLFTSLFQAAGRAVAATVTSAARGIAFVPIAILSNQWWGLDGLISALPASEGLVLLVGVALWLASRHA; translated from the coding sequence GTGCCGGGGATGCTGCTGATGGGTGTCACGGCCGGTGTGCTGCCGCTGCTTGCCTACGCCTACGGCAAGGGAGACCGGCGGCGCCTCTCGGCGGCGTTGCGCGGCTCCTTCCTCACGGTCGGCGGCGTCGCTCCGGTCTTCGCGGTGGGCCTGTTCGTCTTTCGCGAGCAGGTGTTCTCCGCGTTCTCCGCAGACCCGTCGGCTCTCGCCGTCGGCACCAAAATCCTCGCCGCCCAACTCCTGGGCATGATCGCGACCGGGTTCGCGAACCTGTTCACCTCGCTGTTCCAAGCGGCAGGCCGGGCGGTGGCCGCCACCGTGACGTCGGCGGCCCGGGGAATCGCCTTCGTCCCGATCGCGATCCTCAGCAACCAATGGTGGGGACTGGACGGGCTCATCTCGGCACTGCCGGCCTCCGAAGGGCTGGTGCTTCTCGTCGGCGTCGCCCTATGGCTCGCCTCCCGGCATGCCTGA
- a CDS encoding ABC transporter ATP-binding protein, whose translation MSELRFEDVTIRYGQARRGVTAVDRVSLTIPDSQVVGLVGESGSGKSTLARGAVGLTPLHSGRILLDGRPVHHRGGGRRPVQMIFQDPYSSLDPRMTVGATIAETVPRRRPGGQPVDRCRETARLLDMVGLEAARAHDYPAQLSGGQRQRVALARALGAAPEVVIADEITSALDVSVQGAVLNLVRDLQRETGTSMLFISHNLAVVRYVATSIAVMYLGRIVEHGPTADVLNEPQHPYTRDLLAALPDPGHTGLSVLGPLPGDHQDPAVVEAAQAEPADPHHPPAGCRYHPRCPIGPLTRPDRDICRTVEPTSRHSNRAACHFAADLAGATARTSPSQARPDRTPTEGHHP comes from the coding sequence ATGAGCGAACTCCGCTTCGAGGACGTCACCATCCGCTACGGCCAGGCCCGGCGTGGGGTGACCGCGGTGGACCGGGTGAGCCTGACCATCCCGGACAGCCAGGTCGTCGGCCTGGTCGGGGAGTCCGGCTCGGGCAAGTCCACCCTGGCCAGAGGCGCGGTCGGCCTGACCCCGTTGCACAGCGGCCGGATACTGCTCGACGGCCGACCGGTGCACCACCGCGGCGGCGGCCGTCGGCCCGTGCAGATGATCTTCCAGGATCCCTACTCGTCGCTCGACCCGCGCATGACCGTCGGGGCGACCATCGCCGAGACCGTCCCCCGGCGCCGACCCGGCGGCCAGCCGGTGGACCGGTGCCGCGAGACAGCCCGACTACTTGACATGGTCGGGTTGGAAGCCGCTCGCGCCCACGACTATCCCGCACAACTGTCCGGGGGGCAGCGTCAGCGAGTGGCCCTGGCTCGCGCGCTGGGCGCTGCCCCCGAGGTCGTGATCGCCGACGAGATCACCTCCGCGCTCGACGTCTCGGTGCAGGGCGCCGTGCTCAACCTCGTACGCGACCTGCAGCGCGAGACGGGGACCTCGATGCTGTTCATCTCGCACAACCTGGCTGTGGTGCGCTATGTCGCGACGAGCATCGCCGTCATGTACCTGGGCCGGATAGTCGAGCACGGCCCGACCGCCGACGTCCTGAACGAGCCCCAGCACCCCTACACCCGCGACCTGTTGGCCGCGCTGCCCGACCCCGGCCACACCGGCCTGTCGGTGCTCGGCCCACTGCCCGGTGACCACCAGGACCCCGCAGTGGTCGAGGCCGCCCAGGCCGAACCGGCCGACCCGCACCACCCGCCCGCAGGCTGCCGCTACCACCCACGGTGCCCGATCGGGCCGCTCACCCGTCCCGACCGCGACATCTGCCGCACCGTCGAACCCACCAGCCGGCACAGCAACCGGGCGGCCTGCCATTTCGCCGCCGACCTGGCAGGAGCGACCGCGAGGACGTCTCCCTCCCAGGCCCGTCCTGACCGCACCCCTACTGAAGGACACCACCCATGA
- a CDS encoding dipeptide/oligopeptide/nickel ABC transporter permease/ATP-binding protein — protein sequence MAATPTISAPAGRLRRPRSDASSRWLTVLRTPVAAGAGLLLAAVLVLAIIAPIVWSHRANAIDTNNILQGPSSAHWVGTDNLGRDLFFRVLVATRLSVELAVLATAIAVLVGLALGAAPSLAGRRTAGLFAAVVNLAVAFPALLLALFFAVIFGVGMKGAVLAIGFAGAPWFARLVQTLVAGVSEQDFVAAARVAGVGRLRVLYRHVLPNIAEPLIVNATIGAGSALLSFASLSFLGLGVQDPHYDWGKLLNDGLTGIYSQPVAALAPGIAVIVAGLAFNLFGEAVAKGMGLNTTISRIPSVRQKPGRPHPATQPVPVTPDVVLDVHDLSVTFGGSQGPVRPVRGVSFTVHRGEAVGVVGESGSGKSLTALAVTRLIEEPGRVDAERLRFLGADLLTGTVRAHRHLLGTSLGMVFQDPTSSFNPTQRIGPQLAEAARHHHGMTRRQASARAVDMLRAVRVPAAERRARQYPHEFSGGMRQRAMIGMGLTGRPALIVADEPTTALDVTVQRQVLELLQSVRAAQDTAIVFISHDITVVSQLCDRIMVMYAGRIVEDLPAAELTTAARHPYTRALVAAVPDMHTDLNRPLMVIPGRPVLPTDVPQGCAFAPRCPLADAHCTEADPPLDTDEAGRRVACWHAGEPIPSGNGDERPDRRRAANTAGDRA from the coding sequence ATGGCTGCGACCCCCACGATCAGTGCCCCCGCCGGCCGGCTCCGCCGCCCGCGCAGCGATGCCTCCTCGCGCTGGCTGACCGTGCTGCGCACGCCCGTCGCCGCCGGTGCGGGCCTGTTGTTGGCCGCAGTGCTCGTTCTCGCGATCATCGCCCCGATCGTGTGGTCGCACCGGGCGAACGCGATCGACACCAACAACATCCTGCAAGGCCCGTCCTCCGCACACTGGGTGGGCACCGACAACCTGGGGCGCGACCTGTTCTTCCGGGTGCTGGTCGCCACCCGGCTCTCCGTCGAGCTGGCCGTCCTGGCGACGGCGATAGCGGTCCTGGTCGGCCTGGCCCTCGGCGCGGCACCGAGCCTGGCCGGGCGCCGCACGGCGGGCCTGTTCGCAGCCGTGGTGAACCTTGCCGTCGCGTTCCCGGCGCTGCTGCTGGCGCTGTTCTTCGCCGTGATCTTCGGCGTCGGCATGAAAGGGGCGGTCCTGGCGATCGGCTTCGCCGGGGCACCGTGGTTCGCCCGGCTGGTCCAGACGCTGGTGGCCGGCGTCAGCGAACAGGACTTCGTGGCCGCCGCCCGCGTGGCCGGTGTGGGCCGGCTACGCGTGTTGTATCGGCACGTCCTGCCCAACATCGCCGAACCGTTGATCGTGAACGCGACCATCGGGGCCGGCAGCGCGCTGCTGTCCTTCGCCAGCCTGTCGTTCCTCGGCCTCGGCGTGCAGGACCCGCACTACGACTGGGGCAAGCTGCTCAACGACGGGCTCACCGGCATCTACTCACAACCCGTCGCGGCGCTGGCCCCCGGCATCGCGGTCATCGTCGCCGGGCTCGCGTTCAACCTGTTCGGCGAGGCAGTGGCCAAGGGGATGGGGCTGAACACGACGATCAGCCGCATTCCGTCGGTCCGACAGAAGCCCGGGCGGCCCCACCCGGCGACACAGCCGGTACCGGTCACTCCCGACGTCGTGCTCGACGTCCACGACCTGTCGGTGACCTTCGGCGGCAGTCAGGGGCCGGTACGCCCGGTCCGGGGGGTGAGCTTCACCGTGCACCGCGGGGAGGCTGTCGGAGTGGTCGGGGAATCAGGCTCCGGCAAGTCTCTGACCGCACTTGCCGTCACCCGGCTCATCGAAGAACCCGGCCGGGTCGACGCTGAACGGCTGCGGTTCCTGGGTGCAGACCTGCTCACCGGCACGGTCCGCGCGCACCGCCACCTGCTGGGCACCTCCCTGGGCATGGTGTTCCAGGACCCGACGAGTTCCTTCAACCCGACCCAGCGGATCGGGCCGCAGTTGGCCGAGGCCGCCCGCCACCACCACGGCATGACCAGACGCCAAGCGAGTGCCCGAGCTGTGGACATGTTGCGGGCGGTGCGGGTGCCCGCCGCCGAACGACGCGCGCGGCAATACCCCCACGAGTTCTCCGGCGGCATGCGCCAGCGCGCGATGATCGGCATGGGGTTGACCGGTCGGCCGGCTCTGATCGTCGCCGACGAACCGACGACCGCACTCGACGTCACGGTGCAACGCCAGGTACTGGAGTTGCTGCAATCCGTACGCGCAGCGCAGGACACCGCCATCGTGTTCATCAGCCACGACATCACTGTCGTCAGCCAGCTGTGCGACCGAATCATGGTCATGTACGCCGGCCGGATCGTGGAGGACCTGCCCGCCGCCGAACTGACCACCGCCGCCCGCCACCCCTATACGCGTGCCCTTGTCGCGGCCGTTCCGGACATGCACACCGACCTGAACCGGCCGCTCATGGTGATTCCCGGCCGCCCCGTACTACCGACCGATGTGCCGCAGGGGTGCGCGTTCGCGCCGCGCTGCCCGCTGGCCGACGCACACTGCACCGAGGCCGACCCGCCCCTGGATACCGACGAGGCGGGCCGGCGGGTGGCCTGCTGGCACGCCGGGGAACCGATCCCGAGCGGGAACGGCGACGAGCGACCCGACCGTCGGCGCGCCGCCAACACGGCAGGAGACCGGGCATGA
- a CDS encoding ABC transporter permease encodes MAVNVTAVSPRAVSGVINNPWVRFAARRAGRLVASLWLLITASFLIIHLIPGDPVRAALGPTAPAALVSARRQALGLNDSLWLQYTHYLRGVFTGDLGTSITLQMPVSEVINTRIPATLELAVLAFLVAVAVAVPLGVVIGVLTRGVRSRRTELAFTSTSVVLGAIPDFLLGVLLVYVFGVRLGWLPVAGKSGVDSFILPVLSLAIGPAAILSRILRVEMVRVLQADFVRTARAKRLPAFTIYLRHALPNALTAVLTLAGLLLGALVAGTVLVENVFAWPGLGSEIVHSILAKDYPVVQAIVLAYGIGVLAVNLAVDVALALLDPRSTIRES; translated from the coding sequence GTGGCAGTCAACGTCACCGCGGTATCACCGCGAGCGGTCTCGGGCGTCATAAACAACCCGTGGGTCAGGTTCGCGGCGCGCCGCGCCGGCCGGCTGGTCGCCTCGCTGTGGCTGCTGATCACCGCGTCGTTCCTGATCATTCATCTGATCCCGGGCGATCCGGTGCGGGCGGCGCTCGGCCCGACAGCCCCGGCCGCCCTCGTGAGTGCGCGGCGCCAGGCGCTGGGTTTGAACGATTCGTTGTGGCTGCAGTACACGCACTACCTGCGCGGTGTGTTCACCGGCGACCTCGGCACGTCGATCACCTTGCAGATGCCCGTCTCCGAGGTGATCAATACGCGGATACCGGCCACGCTGGAGCTTGCGGTGCTGGCTTTTCTGGTCGCTGTCGCAGTGGCTGTGCCGCTCGGAGTGGTGATAGGCGTACTGACTCGCGGCGTCCGTTCTCGCCGCACCGAGCTGGCGTTCACCTCGACCAGCGTCGTGCTGGGAGCCATCCCGGATTTCCTGCTCGGCGTCCTGCTCGTCTACGTTTTCGGTGTCCGGCTGGGCTGGCTGCCCGTCGCCGGCAAGTCCGGCGTCGACTCGTTCATCTTGCCGGTGCTCTCGCTCGCGATCGGTCCCGCGGCGATCCTGTCGCGGATCCTCCGGGTGGAGATGGTCCGGGTGCTGCAGGCCGACTTCGTACGCACGGCGCGGGCCAAGCGTCTGCCCGCGTTCACCATCTACCTCCGACACGCCCTCCCGAACGCGCTCACCGCCGTGCTCACCCTGGCCGGACTGCTGCTCGGCGCCCTCGTCGCCGGCACGGTGCTGGTCGAGAACGTCTTCGCCTGGCCCGGGCTGGGCAGCGAGATCGTTCACTCCATCCTGGCCAAGGACTACCCGGTCGTACAAGCGATCGTGCTTGCGTACGGCATCGGCGTCCTCGCCGTGAACCTGGCCGTCGATGTGGCGCTGGCGCTGCTCGACCCGCGCTCGACAATCCGGGAGAGCTGA